One genomic segment of Sander lucioperca isolate FBNREF2018 chromosome 10, SLUC_FBN_1.2, whole genome shotgun sequence includes these proteins:
- the has2 gene encoding hyaluronan synthase 2, translated as MRCQRVLTYLRICGTTMFGVSLLVGISTAYIMGYQFFTTSRNHVSFGLYGAILVIHLIIQSLFALLEHRNMRRSLETPIKLNKSLALCIAAYQEDPSYLRKCLVSVKRLTYPGIKVIMVIDGNTDDDLYMMEIFKEIMGWDASATYVWRSNYHSRGPKETDESYAESLQQVSRLVLNNKCVCIMQKWGGKREVMYTAFKALGRSMDYVQVCDSDTMLDPASSVEMVKVLEEDPMVGGVGGDVQILNKYESWVSFLSSVRYWMAFNIERACQSYFGCVQCISGPLGMYRNSLLHEFLEDWYNQTFMGSHCSFGDDRHLTNRVLSLGYATKYTARSKCLTETPITYLRWLNQQTRWSKSYFREWLYNSMWFHKHHLWMTYEAVITGFFPFFLIATAIQLFYQGRLWNILLFLLIVQAVALIKASFASCLRGNIVMVFMSFYSVLYMSSLLPAKMFAIATINKSGWGTSGRKTVVTNFIGLIPISVWFTILFIGIIYTVVLQTRKPFPESEKIVLVIGAVVYASYWVILLTLYTVLINKCGKRKKETDYDMVLDV; from the exons ATGAGATGTCAGAGAGTCCTCACCTACCTGCGGATATGTGGGACAACCATGTTCGGCGTGTCCCTCCTGGTGGGCATCTCCACAGCCTACATCATGGGCTACCAGTTCTTCACCACAAGCCGCAATCACGTATCTTTCGGGCTGTACGGCGCAATTTTGGTCATCCACCTCATTATCCAGAGCCTTTTTGCGCTCTTAGAACATCGAAACATGCGGCGGTCCTTGGAGACGCcgatcaaactgaataaatccttgGCGTTGTGCATTGCGGCGTATCAAGAGGACCCAAGCTACCTGAGGAAATGCCTGGTGTCGGTGAAGAGGCTGACGTACCCGGGGATCAAAGTGATCATGGTGATCGACGGGAACACGGACGATGACTTGTACATGATGGAGATTTTTAAAGAGATCATGGGATGGGACGCATCGGCCACGTACGTGTGGCGGAGTAACTATCACAGCAGGGGGCCCAAGGAGACGGATGAGAGCTACGCCGAGAGCCTTCAGCAGGTCTCCAGGCTGGTGCTGAAcaacaagtgtgtgtgcatcATGCAGAAGtggggaggaaagagagaggtcATGTATACAGCCTTTAAAGCACTGGGGAGGAGCATGGACTATGTGCAG GTGTGTGACTCTGACACTATGTTGGACCCAGCATCATCGGTGGAGATGGTGAAGGTTCTGGAAGAAGACCCTATGGTGGGAGGCGTTGGAGGAGATGTGCAG ATCCTAAACAAGTATGAGTCGTGGGTCTCCTTCCTGAGCAGTGTTCGGTACTGGATGGCCTTCAACATTGAACGGGCTTGCCAGTCCTACTTTGGTTGCGTGCAGTGCATCAGTGGGCCTTTAGGAATGTACCGGAATTCGCTCCTACACGAGTTCCTTGAGGACTGGTACAATCAGACTTTCATGGGATCCCACTGCAGTTTTGGAGATGACCGCCATCTCACGAACAGAGTTCTAAGCCTTGGGTATGCAACTAAATATACTGCTCGATCAAAGTGTCTCACTGAGACGCCGATCACATACCTGCGGTGGCTCAATCAACAGACTCGATGGAGTAAGTCATATTTCAGAGAATGGCTATACAACTCGATGTGGTTCCACAAACATCATCTATGGATGACTTATGAGGCTGTGATCACAGGTTTCTTCCCGTTTTTCCTTATTGCCACTGCAATCCAACTCTTCTACCAAGGAAGGCTCTGGAATATTCTGTTGTTTCTGCTCATTGTGCAGGCGGTGGCGCTGATCAAGGCCTCATTCGCCAGCTGCCTCAGAGGTAACATTGTCATGGTGTTCATGTCGTTCTACTCCGTACTATACATGTCAAGCCTGTTGCCAGCCAAAATGTTCGCAATAGCAACAATCAACAAGTCTGGATGGGGGACCTCTGGGAGGAAAACGGTAGTGACAAACTTCATTGGTCTGATTCCTATATCAGTTTGGTTCACCATCCTCTTCATTGGGATTATCTACACAGTTGTCCTGCAGACTAGAAAACCCTTTCCTGAATCAGAGAAGATTGTTCTGGTCATAGGAGCAGTCGTCTATGCCAGTTACTGGGTCATACTGTTGACGTTGTATACAGTGCTCATAAATAAGTGtgggaagaggaagaaggaaaCAGACTATGATATGGTGCTGGATGTATGA